The genomic interval AGAATATTTAAAATGGCTCCTATACATCACCATTTTGAGCAACTAGGTTGGAGTGAGACAAAGATAGTTTCTGTATTTTCTATAATAACAGTAGTATTTTGCTTCATTGCTTTTGCTTCACTTTAGAAAATTCCTAAAATAGGAGGTTTTTAAATGAAGAAAAAAAAGACTACTAAAAAGAGTAATATTAACCCATTGGATTATGGACTTTTATATACAATAGTTATTTTATTAGCTATTGGGGTGGTCATGGTTTATAGTGCCAGTTCATATTTTGCTATGGTTAACTATAATGATAGTACAGCTTTTTTGAAAAAGCAGGCTTTATTTGCAGTAGTTGGTTTCATAGCTATGATATTTATATCAAGATGTGATTATCATAAACTTAAAAAATTAACAGGAATACTACTTATTATAACTCCTATATTATTGGTTGCTGTTTATGCATTCCCAGCAACCAAGGGAGCACAAAGATGGATAAAGTTAGGTCCACTTTCTTTCCAACCATCAGAACTTGCAAAATATGCGGTAGTTATAATCTTAGCTCATATGATTACCAATAAAGGTGAGAAGATTAAGGAGTTTTGGAAGGGAATAGTTCCTTGTTTCGTAATAGGGGGAGGATTTGCAGCTCTTATACTTGCTCAGAAAAACCTTAGTATAGCAGCTGTAACTGGCTTTGTTACATTTATAATGGTTTTTGTTGCAGGTGCAAGAAAAAGATTTATGTTTGGAGTAATAACTCCAATAATTTTATTTGCAGGTTCATTCTTTACTTTATTTGAGGATTATAGAAGAAGAAGACTTTTAAACTTTATTAATCCTTGGAAAGATCCAGCTGGTGATGGATATCAGCTTATACAATCCTTTTATGCTTTAGGAGCAGGAGGAGTTACTGGACTTGGAATAGGACAATCAAGACAAAAAACTCTATACATGCCAGAGCCACATAATGACTTTATATTCGCAATAATAGGAGAAGAGTTAGGGTTAATAGGGTGTACAGTAGTAATATTATTATTTGTAATATTTGTTTATAGAGGAATAAAAATAGCAATGAGTGCTAAAGACGAATATGGAACTTTATTAGCAGTAGGAATTACTTCTATTATAGGATTACAAGCCATAATTAATATTGCCGTTGTAACAGGTTCAATGCCAGTTACAGGAGTTCCACTTCCATTTATAAGTTATGGAGGAACTGCACTTGTATTTAACTTAATGGCTATGGGAATTCTTCTTAATATATCAAGACAAAGAAATAAAAAGATTGATTAAAGGCGTTTTATACGCCTTTATTTTTTATTAAATTGTATTCATAATTTTAATAGTAATTTTTTACTATTAGTAATATTTTCTTAAAAACTTAATGAAAAAAATCTAGTAAAATGATATTATTGTTATTGAAATGCAAAATAAAGAAATAAGGAGTAATATGAGTACGAACATAAATGAATATATACAAAAAAAGAAAAGAAAAAAGACAAGAAAAAAAATTATCTTAGTTAGTATAATACTTATTGTTATATTAGGATTAATTTTAATTAAGACACCTTATTTTAATATAAAAAAGGTTAATGTTAATAATAATAATGTTATAACTAAAGAGAGTGTAATAGGAGAAAATGATATTTTAAATCAAAATATATTCTTGCTTAATACTTCTGCTCTTAAGAAAAAAATATTAAGTAATCCATATGTAAAAAGCGTTAAAATATCAAGAAAGCTTCCAGATCAATTAAGTATAAATGTAGTTGAAAGAAATGCTACATTTATTGTTAATGAGGGTACTGATTTTTATGTTTTAAATGAAAATTTAGTCATAATGGAGAAGAAAAATTCAGAAGAAGGGCTACAATTGCCTACAGTAACTGGATTAACTGTAGAAAACAGATTCTTAGGGGAACCTATGAGTACAGATAAGGATAAAGTTGAGGTTTTAAAAGAGATTGGAGAAGCTTTAAATAAAAGTAAAATAAAAGTAAACTCTGTAGATATATCTAACCTTAATAATATTGTTATAAATAAGGGCGAGGTTCAAATACTTTTAGGAAATTCAGATAAATTAAGTGATAAGTTAACTAAGATGGTTAATATATTAAATGATCCAGCAGGAAATTTTGAAAAGGGATATATAAACATAAGCTTTAATGGGAATCCTGTAATATATAAAGAAAAGTAAGGAGGAGTGCTTTTTGAAGAAGTTGTCTTCACAAATTATTATAGGTATAGTTTGTGCTTTGTTAGGGTTTTTATTAACCTACCAATTTAAAATTATAAATAATAAAGAGAAAAATATAATAGAAAATTATAACCAAAATGACATAATGGCAGAGATAGACGGTCTTAAGAAGGAGAAAGAAGAGCTTCAAAAGAATAATGATTCTTTAAATAAGAGGCTTAAAGAAATGGAGGATGCAGCAGCATCTAAAGGGGATGTAAATAATAAAATAAAAGAGCAATTAGATAAAACAAGAATGATTTTAGGAACTGAAGAGGTTAAGGGGCCAGGAATAATTTTATCCATAACACCTAAATCTCCATTGCTTACTTCAAAGGATCCTGAATATATAAGTGAAAAGGAGATAATTCATATATTAAACTTATTAGCTTTCTCAGGTGCAGAAGCTATTGCAGTTAATGATATTAGAATAACTCCTCAGACAGGAATAAAGAATGCTAGCAACTTTATATGGATAGGAAATAATGAAAGAATTTCTCCAAAGGAGAAGCTAACAATAAAGGTTATTGGTAATCAAGATAACTTAATAAAAGGAATTGATTTCCCAGGGGAAATGGACTATGGAGTATTAGGAGGTAATTATGATTATAAATATGAGAAGAAAGATTCAATTACAATACCTAAGACTACTCAAAACCTATCTTCTGAATATTTAAAAAAGGTTGATTAGGAAGGTGATTGAATGATAGTATTTATTGGGCTTTTAGTAGGTATAATAATAGGAGTTATATTTCCAGGAAGCATACCAGATAAGTTTTCCCCATATTTATCTATAGCCATAGTTGCATGCTTAGATTCTGTTTTTGGAGCTATAAAGGCTAGTTTAAAGAAAGAATTTCAAGCTGATGTTTTTATATCAGGATTCTTTGGAAATGCAGCTTTAGCAGCTTTACTAGCATATCTAGGTGATAAACTTGGGATACCACTATATTTTGCAGCTGTAATAGTATTTGGTAGTAGAATATTTAATAACTTTGCAGCTATAAGAAGGATATTGTTAGATAAAAGCAAAGAACGATAAAGAGGTGATGCTTTGAAAAATAGAGAATTTACTATTTTTATATTTACAGCTTCCGTTATAGTTGGACTTTTAATATCTATGAATATAAGTTTTGATGGAATAGAAACTACAAAGGTGTTAAATGCTAAAGAATATCAAGAGGCATATAATAAACGTAACAATCTTTATAATGAAATATCAAAGTTAAAGGAAAATAATAGAGAACTACAAAAGAAGATAAATAATTATTCAAAGAATGATGAGGATAGCAATAAAATTTCAAAGGATATGATAGAAGAGTTAAATAATAATTTAATGCTTTCTGGATTAGAAGAGGCTAAAGGACCAGGTTTAAAAATAGTTTTAGAGGATGGTGGAGAAGCTTTTAGTGGAGAAGTAGTTGATGATTTCATGAGACTTTTAAGAACTATTCATGATGATGATATGATAAAAGTTATAAATGAACTTAAAGCTGCAGGCGCAGAGGCAATATCTATAAATAACCAAAGAATAATATATAATACAGAGATATATTGTGGAGGACAGTTTTTACGAATGAATGGAGTTAAAATACCAGCTCCTTTTTATGTTAATGTTATAGGTGATCCAGAAAAAATGGAGAATCAAATTATGAGAGACGGAAGTTATATTAAAACTCTTATGAATAGAGGAATAAAGGTTCAAATAACTAAGAGTGACGACATAACTATGCCAGCATATATAAGTGATATGAATTCTAAGTATATGGAACCTAATACAAAGTAAAAGAACTATGTTTTGTAAAAAATTTGTACAAAAAAGAAGGATTTTCTATTCCTATAAAGAAGAATATAATGTAATATATAATTAAAGGAGACAGTAAAAGTGGATATAAAAGAAAATTTAACAAAATTTACAGAAAAAATTCCAAGTAACGTTCAACTTATTGCTGTATCTAAAACAAGAACTATTGAAGAAATGGAAGAGGCCTATGAATTTGGTATTAGAAAATTTGGTGAAAATAAGGTTCAAGAAATAATAAGAAAATTTGATGAGTTTCACCAAGATGTAGAATGGCATTTAATAGGACATCTTCAAACTAATAAGGTGAAGTATATAGTTGATAAAGTTCATCTTATACAATCATTAGATAGTATTAAATTATTAAAAGAAATAGAAAAGGTATATGGTAAACATAATAAAATTGCCAATACTTTAATTCAAGTTAACATAGGAAGAGAAGAACAAAAGTATGGTATCTTGGAAGAAGAGTTAGATGAACTTATAGAAGCTATAGAAGCTTGTAACAATGTTAATGTTTTAGGTATTATGACTATAATTCCAAAGGGAACAGAAGAAGAATGTAGAAAGTACTTTAGCAAAACTCATAAGCTTTTTTGTGAATTAAAAGAGAAAAAGTTTAAGAATATAAAAATGGATATACTTTCAATGGGAATGTCAGGTGATTATGAGATTGCTATTGAAGAAGGCAGCAATATGGTTAGAATTGGCCAAGGAATTTTTGGCAAAAGATTATATAAATAAAATTAGGAGGATATGTGTATGTCAAAAGTAGTTAGTAAAATGAAAAGTTTTTTAGGGTTTGATGAATTCGAAGATGAAGATGAAGTAATGGAAGAAGAAGAGGTAATGGAGGAAGAAGAATCATTTGCTCCAGTATTATCTTCTAAGAAAAATGGTAAGGTTGTAAATATTCATACAGCTAACACAGCTAAATTAATGATAACTAAACCATTAGTTTATGATGATGCAACTGAAATATGTACTGCATTAAAAAATAGAAAGATTGTTGTTATAAACACAACTTCATTAGAGCTTAGAACAGCTCAAAGATTAATAGACTTTGTTGGTGGAGCTTGTTATGCATTATGTGGAGAACTTCAAGAAGTTGAAAAAGGAGTATTTATAGTATCACCTTCAAATGTTGAAGTAAGCAATGAATTAAAGAGTGAATTAAGCAACAAAGGAATGTTCAACTGGGCTTCAAAATAATATGAATAAAAAAGATTTTATAAATTTATTAAATTTAGAAGAGTTTGAAGCGTTAAAACTCTTTGAGAGATTTAATTTAGCTAGGACAAAAAATATTTCAGTATTTACTGATGAGTTTTATACTCCAGATGTATGGAGCACTCTTCAAGAAATGAATTTATTTGATGTAAATGTTGAAAGTTTTGGATTTTTTGAGGATGGAGAAAGAAGAGTAATAGCCTTTAATAAGGAAGAATATGATTTGTTTCCAATAAGTCTTTTAAGGATTCAATGCAATACTAAATTTTCAAAATTAGAGCACAAGGACTATTTAGGATCTATTATGGCTTTAGGCATAAATAGAAATAAAATAGGTGATTTAATTTTAAGAGATGATGGATGCTATGTTGCTGTTCATCATAGTATAATTGACTTTTTAATTAATAATTTAAATAAAATAAGAAATCTTAATTGTAAATGTGAAATAATTTATGATTTAGATGAAATACCTAAACCTAGCTATGAAGAAAAAAATATAATAGTAACTTCTAAAAGGTTAGATTGTATAGTTGCAGCCTTGGGGAACATATCAAGAAGTAAAGCTTTAGATGCTATAAATTCAGGAAGTGTTCTTCTAGACTATAGAATAACAAAAGATAAAAGCAAAGAAGTTTCAGAAGATTCAAGACTTACCATAAGAGGTATTGGAAAGTTTAAAATAAGTAATATTTTTGGGACAACGAAGAGTGGTAGATTAAAATTGACAGTATTTAAGTATACATAGGAGTGTGATTATATGAAATTAACCCCAATGGATATTAACAACAAGGAGTTCAAAAGGGTTTTAAGAGGTTATTGTCCAGAGGAAGTAGATGAATTCTTAGACCAAATAGTCGAAGAATATGAGATTCTTTTTAAAGAAAACACTGCTTTAAAAGAGAAACTTGAAAATTCTAACGATAAGATAGAGCATTATAGTAAAATTGAGAATACAATTCAAAATACTTTATTATTAGCTCAAAATACAGCTGAGCAAGCAAAAGCTAATGCTCAAAAGGAAGCCGATGTAATAATCAAGAGTGCTAATGACACAGCTCAAAGAATATTAGATAAGGCTCACAATGATGTTATACAAATCAATGATGAGTATGACAGAGTTAAACAAGAGTTTACAAAGTTTAGAGCTAAGTTTAGAAGCTTTATGAACTTCCAAATAGATACTTTTGATGATTTAGAGAAAGATTTTATTAAGAATTTTAACATAACTAAGCCAGAGGATCAAACTGAAACAGAAGAACCACAAGGCATACAGATTGATTTTGAAGAAGAGAAAGAAGAAAAAACTGAGCTTAAAGACATCTATGAAGTGGAAACACATTTTGATGATGTAAATGAAATTAAAAGTTTCTTTGCTGAAGAGTAAAGAGCTATTAAAAAATCTCACTTTGATTAAGGTGAGATTTTTCTTTTTGTTTAATTAATTGTTGAAATTTAATATTTTATTATATAATATTTAAGATATAGCTTTAAATATTTACTTTAGAATGGAGCAAATAAACTATGAGTTTAAGTAAAGAAGTAATAAAAATAACTGAAGAAGAAAAAGGAATAAGAGCAGATAAATTTTTAGCTCTTAAAATAGATGGAGTTTCAAGAAACTTTATTCAAGGGCTTTTTGATGATGGAAAAATTTTAATTAATGGAAAAGCAGAAAAGGGAAAATATAAGCTTTCAGTTGGAGATTGCGTTGAGGTAGAAATACCAGAACCAGAGGAATTAAAAGTTGAAGCTGAGGATATCCCATTAAATATAGTTTATGAAGATGAAGATGTAATAGTAGTTAATAAACCAAAGGGAATGGTAGTTCATCCTGCACCGGGAAATTATACTGGAACTTTAGTTAATGCATTATTACATCATTGTGATGATTTATCAGGAATAAACGGGGTTATAAGACCTGGAATAGTACACAGAATAGATAAAGATACTTCTGGAATATTAGTTGTTGCAAAAAATGATAATGCTCATCAAAAACTAGCAGAACAATTTAAAGATCATAGCATAAAGAGAGAATACTATGCTATTGTTGAGAGAAGATTTAAAAAAGAAGGTGGCACAATTGATGCACCTTTAGGAAGACACCATAGAGATAGATTAAAGTATGCTGTGGTTAAAGATGGAAAGAGAGCAGTTACTCATTATGAAGTTCTTAAAGTATTTAATTCATGTTCCCTTGTTAAATGTACTTTAGAAACAGGAAGAACACATCAGATAAGAGTTCATATGGCCTTTATAGGGCATCCATTACTTGGAGATACTGTTTATGGCTTAAAGAAACAAAAGAAATTAAGTCAAGAGGGGCAAGTTCTTCATGCTAAAACATTAGGATTTATTCATCCTACTACTGGAGAATATGTTGAATTTGACTCAGAATTGCCAGAGTACTTTGAAAAAATTGTAGAGAAATTAGGAGGGTGTTAGAATATGCATCTTAAGGCAAGTTTATTAGATGAAAATGCTATAAGAAGAGCGCTTACAAGACTTTCACATGAGATAATAGAAAAGAATAAAGGGGTAGAGGATATAGTTCTTGTTGGAATTAAGAGAAGAGGATATCCTTTAGCAGAGAGACTTTCAGAGTTTATAGAAAAGTTTGAAGGTGTTAAAATTCCTGTTGCTAGTGTTGACATAACATTATACAGAGATGATTTAACTAATGTTAGTGATACACCGAATTTAAATGATCCTAAAATAGATGTGGATATAAGAGGGAAAAAGGTTATTATAGTTGATGATGTTTTATATACTTGTAGAACGGCTAGAGCAGCTATTGATGCAATAATGGATCAAGGAAGACCAGAATTTATACAGTTAGCTGTTTTAGTAGATAGAGGACACAAGGAATTACCAATAAGAGCTGACTATGTTGGAAAGAATATTCCTACATCAAAGGATGAAATAATAAAGGTTCAAATCAAAGAGATTGATGGAACTGATTCAGTTGAAATATATGAAAATTAGAACTAAGGAGTAAATTTTTATGGATTATAATTTAATAGCCACTGCAACTTTTGGCTTAGAGGCTGTTGTTGCAAAGGAATTAAAAGAGTTAGGATATGAAGACCTAAAAACTGAAAACGGAAGAGTTCATTTTGAAGGGGATGAAATGGATATTGCCATAACAAACCTTTGGCTTAGAACTGCAGATAGAGTTTTAATAAAAGTGGCTGAATTTAAAGCTGAAAGCTTTGAAGAGTTATTTAATAAAACTGTAGAGATTGATTGGAGTAAGTATATACCTGTAGATGGTAAGATGCATGTTGTTGGTAAATCTGTTAAGTCAAAACTTTTTAGTGTTCCAGACTGCCAGTCAATAGTAAAAAAAGCCGTAGTTAAGAGTATGAGCAGAAGTTATGGTCAAGATTGGTTCACAGAAGATGGTCCAGTTTATAAAATAGAAGTTGGACTTTTAAAAGATGTGGTTACCTTAACAATAGATACTTCAGGAGAGGGATTACACAAAAGAGGATATAGAGAACACTCAGGGCAAGCTCCCCTTAAGGAAACACTAGCTGCAGCTATGGTTTTACTTTCAAAGTGGAGAGGAGAGCAAACTCTTATAGACCCATGTTGTGGATCAGGAACAATATTAATAGAAGCTGCTATGATAGCTAAAAACATAGCTCCAGGATTACATAGAAAATTTGTTTCTGAAACTTGGCCTTCAATGGATAAGGAAATTTGGGATCAAGTTAGAGAGGGAGCAGAGAAATCTATAAAGAAAATTCCTTTAGATATAACTGGTTATGATATAGATAGTTGGGTATTAAGTACAGCTAAAAATAACGTAAGAAAAGCAGGATTAACTGATTGTATAACTATAGAAAAAAGAAACTTTTTTGATTTTTCAACTAAGAAAAAGTATGGATATATGATTACAAATCCACCATATGGTGAGAGAATAGGTGAAAAAGAAATAGTTTCAAAATTAAATAAACACTTTGGAGAAGTTAAAGAGAAGTTAGATACTTGGGATTTTAATATTCTAACAGCATGTCCAGATTTCCAAAAAGAGTTTGGTAGAAAAGCTACTAAAAACAGAAAGCTTTATAATGGTAGACTTTTATGCTACTACTATCAATATTTAGATAATAATTTAAAGAAGTAATTTAAAAAGAATATAATATATAAAAAGTTACAAATAGAATGAAAAGATAACTGTATAAATTATTA from Clostridium perfringens carries:
- a CDS encoding cell division protein SepF, with protein sequence MSKVVSKMKSFLGFDEFEDEDEVMEEEEVMEEEESFAPVLSSKKNGKVVNIHTANTAKLMITKPLVYDDATEICTALKNRKIVVINTTSLELRTAQRLIDFVGGACYALCGELQEVEKGVFIVSPSNVEVSNELKSELSNKGMFNWASK
- a CDS encoding DUF881 domain-containing protein, with the protein product MKKLSSQIIIGIVCALLGFLLTYQFKIINNKEKNIIENYNQNDIMAEIDGLKKEKEELQKNNDSLNKRLKEMEDAAASKGDVNNKIKEQLDKTRMILGTEEVKGPGIILSITPKSPLLTSKDPEYISEKEIIHILNLLAFSGAEAIAVNDIRITPQTGIKNASNFIWIGNNERISPKEKLTIKVIGNQDNLIKGIDFPGEMDYGVLGGNYDYKYEKKDSITIPKTTQNLSSEYLKKVD
- a CDS encoding DUF881 domain-containing protein, with amino-acid sequence MKNREFTIFIFTASVIVGLLISMNISFDGIETTKVLNAKEYQEAYNKRNNLYNEISKLKENNRELQKKINNYSKNDEDSNKISKDMIEELNNNLMLSGLEEAKGPGLKIVLEDGGEAFSGEVVDDFMRLLRTIHDDDMIKVINELKAAGAEAISINNQRIIYNTEIYCGGQFLRMNGVKIPAPFYVNVIGDPEKMENQIMRDGSYIKTLMNRGIKVQITKSDDITMPAYISDMNSKYMEPNTK
- a CDS encoding THUMP domain-containing class I SAM-dependent RNA methyltransferase, producing the protein MDYNLIATATFGLEAVVAKELKELGYEDLKTENGRVHFEGDEMDIAITNLWLRTADRVLIKVAEFKAESFEELFNKTVEIDWSKYIPVDGKMHVVGKSVKSKLFSVPDCQSIVKKAVVKSMSRSYGQDWFTEDGPVYKIEVGLLKDVVTLTIDTSGEGLHKRGYREHSGQAPLKETLAAAMVLLSKWRGEQTLIDPCCGSGTILIEAAMIAKNIAPGLHRKFVSETWPSMDKEIWDQVREGAEKSIKKIPLDITGYDIDSWVLSTAKNNVRKAGLTDCITIEKRNFFDFSTKKKYGYMITNPPYGERIGEKEIVSKLNKHFGEVKEKLDTWDFNILTACPDFQKEFGRKATKNRKLYNGRLLCYYYQYLDNNLKK
- the spoVE gene encoding stage V sporulation protein E: MKKKKTTKKSNINPLDYGLLYTIVILLAIGVVMVYSASSYFAMVNYNDSTAFLKKQALFAVVGFIAMIFISRCDYHKLKKLTGILLIITPILLVAVYAFPATKGAQRWIKLGPLSFQPSELAKYAVVIILAHMITNKGEKIKEFWKGIVPCFVIGGGFAALILAQKNLSIAAVTGFVTFIMVFVAGARKRFMFGVITPIILFAGSFFTLFEDYRRRRLLNFINPWKDPAGDGYQLIQSFYALGAGGVTGLGIGQSRQKTLYMPEPHNDFIFAIIGEELGLIGCTVVILLFVIFVYRGIKIAMSAKDEYGTLLAVGITSIIGLQAIINIAVVTGSMPVTGVPLPFISYGGTALVFNLMAMGILLNISRQRNKKID
- a CDS encoding RluA family pseudouridine synthase is translated as MSLSKEVIKITEEEKGIRADKFLALKIDGVSRNFIQGLFDDGKILINGKAEKGKYKLSVGDCVEVEIPEPEELKVEAEDIPLNIVYEDEDVIVVNKPKGMVVHPAPGNYTGTLVNALLHHCDDLSGINGVIRPGIVHRIDKDTSGILVVAKNDNAHQKLAEQFKDHSIKREYYAIVERRFKKEGGTIDAPLGRHHRDRLKYAVVKDGKRAVTHYEVLKVFNSCSLVKCTLETGRTHQIRVHMAFIGHPLLGDTVYGLKKQKKLSQEGQVLHAKTLGFIHPTTGEYVEFDSELPEYFEKIVEKLGGC
- a CDS encoding cell division protein FtsQ/DivIB, whose amino-acid sequence is MSTNINEYIQKKKRKKTRKKIILVSIILIVILGLILIKTPYFNIKKVNVNNNNVITKESVIGENDILNQNIFLLNTSALKKKILSNPYVKSVKISRKLPDQLSINVVERNATFIVNEGTDFYVLNENLVIMEKKNSEEGLQLPTVTGLTVENRFLGEPMSTDKDKVEVLKEIGEALNKSKIKVNSVDISNLNNIVINKGEVQILLGNSDKLSDKLTKMVNILNDPAGNFEKGYINISFNGNPVIYKEK
- a CDS encoding DivIVA domain-containing protein, with translation MKLTPMDINNKEFKRVLRGYCPEEVDEFLDQIVEEYEILFKENTALKEKLENSNDKIEHYSKIENTIQNTLLLAQNTAEQAKANAQKEADVIIKSANDTAQRILDKAHNDVIQINDEYDRVKQEFTKFRAKFRSFMNFQIDTFDDLEKDFIKNFNITKPEDQTETEEPQGIQIDFEEEKEEKTELKDIYEVETHFDDVNEIKSFFAEE
- a CDS encoding YlmH family RNA-binding protein, with the translated sequence MNKKDFINLLNLEEFEALKLFERFNLARTKNISVFTDEFYTPDVWSTLQEMNLFDVNVESFGFFEDGERRVIAFNKEEYDLFPISLLRIQCNTKFSKLEHKDYLGSIMALGINRNKIGDLILRDDGCYVAVHHSIIDFLINNLNKIRNLNCKCEIIYDLDEIPKPSYEEKNIIVTSKRLDCIVAALGNISRSKALDAINSGSVLLDYRITKDKSKEVSEDSRLTIRGIGKFKISNIFGTTKSGRLKLTVFKYT
- the pyrR gene encoding bifunctional pyr operon transcriptional regulator/uracil phosphoribosyltransferase PyrR — protein: MHLKASLLDENAIRRALTRLSHEIIEKNKGVEDIVLVGIKRRGYPLAERLSEFIEKFEGVKIPVASVDITLYRDDLTNVSDTPNLNDPKIDVDIRGKKVIIVDDVLYTCRTARAAIDAIMDQGRPEFIQLAVLVDRGHKELPIRADYVGKNIPTSKDEIIKVQIKEIDGTDSVEIYEN
- a CDS encoding YggS family pyridoxal phosphate-dependent enzyme — protein: MDIKENLTKFTEKIPSNVQLIAVSKTRTIEEMEEAYEFGIRKFGENKVQEIIRKFDEFHQDVEWHLIGHLQTNKVKYIVDKVHLIQSLDSIKLLKEIEKVYGKHNKIANTLIQVNIGREEQKYGILEEELDELIEAIEACNNVNVLGIMTIIPKGTEEECRKYFSKTHKLFCELKEKKFKNIKMDILSMGMSGDYEIAIEEGSNMVRIGQGIFGKRLYK
- a CDS encoding small basic family protein; this translates as MIVFIGLLVGIIIGVIFPGSIPDKFSPYLSIAIVACLDSVFGAIKASLKKEFQADVFISGFFGNAALAALLAYLGDKLGIPLYFAAVIVFGSRIFNNFAAIRRILLDKSKER